The genome window TCGATCTTCATGAAATGACGACGCGCCGCTCTTCAGAAAGAGCGCCACCAAAGAAATTGGCCGAGAGTCGCGATGATGATCATATGAAGCCAATGTCACGCCGAACGGTCGGCTGTCAATAGGCGCGTCGCCGACGCAAGCCGGCGGAGAGCTCTCAACCATTCCGCAACCGGCGCCGGCAAGGCGCGCCCGCTACGAGCAGCAGCCGACACGTCTGCGCGCGCCGCCGTCCCACGCCGTCGCGCCTCCCAGCGCCCGCAGGGAGAGCGGGAGCCTTTCCTTTGCCCGCGCGCCGTGCGACAAGCCGGCGGAGCCCCCGCGGTCGGCCGGCCCGCCGCAGGCCGTCCAGTTCGCCTTGCTCGTAGGGTCCGGGTCGCGCGCCCATGTCGGTCAGACATCCGATCATCTCCATCACCGGCTCGTCCGGCGCCGGCACCAGTTCGGTCAAGGCGACGTTCGAACAGATTTTCCGCCGCGAGCGCATCGAGGTCGCCTATGTCGAGGGCGACAGCTTCCATCGCTACGATCGGGAGGAGATGAAGGCCAAGCTCACCGAGGCGCATGCGGTGGGAAACCAGAATTTCAGCCATTTTGGTCCCCAAGCCAATCTGCTGCCCGAACTCGAGACGCTGTTTCGCGAATATGGCGAGACGGGCTCAGGCCGCTACCGCCATTACGCCCATGACGAAAACGAGGCGGCGCGGCTTGGCGTGCCGCCCGGGACGTTCACCGATTGGGAGGAACTGCCGGCCGATACCGACGTGCTGTTCTATGAAGGGCTGCACGGCGCGGTCGTCACCGATGACGTCAATGTCGCGCGCTACGCCGATCTCAAGATCGGCGTCGTTCCGGTGATCAATCTGGAGTGGACGCAGAAGCTGCATCGCGACCGGCATTCGCGCGGCTACACGACCGAGGCCGTCACCGAGACGATTCTACGGCGCATGCACGATTATGTGCATTATATCTGTCCCCAATTCTCGGAAACGGACATAAATTTCCAGCGCGCGCCGACGGTCGACACCTCGAATCCTTTCGTCGCCCGCTCGATTCCGACGCCCGACGAATCGATCGTCGTCATTCGCTTTCGCGATCCGCGAGGGGTGGACTTTCCCTATCTTGTGGCGATGATCGCGGGAAGCTGGATGTCGCGCGCCAATTCCATCGTCATTCCAGGCAATAAGCTTGATCTCGCAATGCAGCTGATCCTTACTCCAAGGATCCTCGAACTGGTCAGACGCAGGAAAGGCGTGACGTGAACGACACTATATTGACGGCGGCCAAGGAGGCCTCCGCGGCGGCGGCCGGCGCAAAATCCGGTCCGACGCATAGCGCCAACGCCATACGCGCCTTGGCGATGGACGCGGTCGAGAAGGCGAAATCCGGCCATCCCGGCATGCCGATGGGCATGGCTGACGTCGCGACCGTGCTGTTCCAGCGTTTCATGAAATTTGACGCCGCGCGGCCCGACTGGGCTGACCGCGACCGCTTCGTGCTCTCGGCCGGCCACGGCTCAATGCTGCTTTACGCGCTGCTCTATCTGCTCGGCTATCCGGGCATGGGCCGCAAGGAGCTGGAGAATTTCCGCCAGCTCGGCTCGCCGACCGCCGGCCATCCCGAATATGGCCACGCCGCCGGCATCGAGACGACGACCGGCCCGCTCGGCCAGGGGCTCGCGACCGCGGTCGGCATGGCGATCGCCGAACGGCTCACGGCGGCGCGCTTCGGCGACGAACTCGTCGACCACTTCACCTATGTGATCGCGGGCGACGGCTGTCTGATGGAAGGCGTCAGCCATGAGGCGATCGACCTTGCCGGACATCTGAAGCTCTCGAAACTGATCGTCTTCTGGGACGACAATTCGATCTCGATCGACGGGCCGACGAGCCTCGCGACCTCGATGGACCAGATGGCGCGTTTCGCCGCCGCCGGCTGGCATGTCGCCCCTATCGACGGCCATGATCCGGAAGCCGTCGCCGAGGCGATCGCCGCCGCGCAGGCCGATCCGCGGCCTTCGCTCATCGGCTGCCGCACGCTCATCGGCTATGGCGCGCCGACCAAGCAGGGCAAAGAAAGCTGCCACGGCGCGCCGCTCGGGGCGGCGGAGATCGACGCCGCGCGCGAGGCGCTCGTCTGGCCGCATGCGCCCTTTGAACTGCCGGACGAGGTTCTGGCGACGTGGCGGGCGGCGGGTCGTCGCGGCGCGAAGGCGTGCGACGCCTGGGAGGCGCGACGCGCCGCTTCGCCGAAGGGCGCCGCTTTCGAGGCTTTCATGAAGGGCGACGTCGCCGCAGAGGTCGCGACGCCCCTCGCCGAGTTCCGGGCGACGCTCGCCGCGGAGAAGCCGAAAGTCGCGACCCGCAAGTCTTCGGAAATGACGCTGGGCGTCATCAACGCCGCGATGGCGGCGACGATCGGCGGCTCGGCGGATCTCACCCATTCGAACTTCACCATCACCAAGGGCATGGGAGAGGTCGCGCCGGACGATTTTTCCGGCCGCTACATCCATTACGGCGTGCGCGAATTTGGCATGGCGGCGGCGATGAACGGCATCGCCCTGCATGGCGGCTTCGTTCCCTATGGCGGCACCTTCCTGGTCTTCTCGGACTACGCCCGCGGCGCGATCCGCCTCTCGGCGCTGATGGGTCTGCGCGTCATCTATGTGCTCACCCATGATTCGATCGGCCTTGGCGAAGACGGCCCGACCCATCAGCCGATCGAACATCTCGCGGCGTTGCGCGCCATGCCGAATCTCAACGTCTTCCGTCCCGCTGACGCGATCGAGACCGCCGAATGCTGGGAGCTGGCGCTCGCCAGCCGCCATACGCCCTCCGTCTTGAGCCTGTCGCGGCAGAATCTGCCGACGCTGGAGCGGTCCGTCGCCGAAAACCTTTCCGCCAAGGGCGCCTATGTGCTGCGTGAAGCGGCGGGAAAGCGCGACGTCACGCTGCTCGCCACGGGCTCCGAGGTTGAAATCGCCCTCGCCGCGGCCGACATTCTGTACACGCAAGGAATCAAGGCGGCCGTGATCTCCATGCCCTGCTGGGAGCTGTTCGAGGCGCAGTCCGAGGCCTATCGCGCCGAAGTGCTGGGCGGCGCCCCGCGCGTCGCGGTCGAGGCCGCGGCGCGGCTCGGCTGGGACCGCTGGATCGGCGAGCGCGGCGCCTTCATCGGCATGACCGGCTTTGGCGCGAGCGGGCCGGCGGGCGAACTCTACAAGCGCTTTGGAATCACGGCCGAGGCTGTGGCTCAATCTGCTCGGACGCTAGTTAAGACATAAGACGTAGCGGAGGCGACAAATGGCTCTCATCACCCTGCGGCAATTGCTCGATCACGCCGCCGAGCACGACTACGGCGTTCCGGCGTTCAACATCAACAATATGGAGCAGGGCCTCGCGGTGATGGAGGCGGCCGCCTCGGTCGACGCGCCGGTCATCATCCAGGCGTCGCGCGGCGCCCGCAGCTACGCCAACGACATCATGCTCGCCAAGATGATCGAGGCGCTCGCCGCGATCTGGCCGGACATTCCGCTCGTCATGCATCTCGACCACGGCAACGCCGAAGCGACCTGCGCCACCGCCATCCGCTTCGGCTTCACCTCGGTGATGATGGACGGGTCGCTCAAGGCCGACGGCAAGACCCCCGCCGACTACGACTATAATGTGCGCGTCACCCGCAATGTGGTCGACATGGCGCATTGGGTCGGCGCTTCCGTCGAAGGCGAACTTGGCGTGCTGGGGTCGCTCGAAAGCGGCATGGGCGAGAAGGAAGACGGCCACGGCGCCGAGGGCAAGCTCTCGCACGACCAGCTTCTGACCGATCCGGCGCAGGCCGAGGATTTCGTCGCCCGCACCAAGGTCGACGCGCTGGCGATCGCCATGGGCACCTCGCATGGCGCCTATAAATTCTCGCGCAAGCCCGACGGCGCCATTCTGGCGATGAAGGTCGTCGAGGAAATCCATCGACGCCTGCCGAGCACCCATCTCGTGATGCACGGCTCGTCGTCGGTGCCGCAGGAGCTGCAGGACGCCTTCAACGCCGCGGGCGGCCAGATGCCGCAGACCTGGGGCGTGCCGGTCGCCGAGATCCAGCGCGGCATCAAATATGGCGTGCGCAAGATCAACATCGACACCGACAATCGCATCGCCATGACGGCGGCGATCCGCGACGTCCTCGGCAAGAACAAGGGCGAGTTCGATCCGCGCAAATATCTGAAGCCGGCGATGGAGGCGATGCGCGCGGTCTGCAAGCAGCGCTATGAGGAATTCGGCACCGCGGGCCAGGCCTCGAAGATCAAGCCGATCCCGCTCTCCGAAATGGCCAAGCGCTACGCCAGCGGCGCGCTCGATCCGCAATTCGCGAGCAAGAAGGCGGCGGAGTAGCTTGCCTGCGCTCGGGGGCAGACCAAGGACGCATCGCAGACGCCTCCTTGGCCAGCCCCGTCAGCGGCCGCAGGGTCAGGACGGCTTGACCGCCCTCAGCACGACCGATTGATAAGAGACGACGACGCCTTCGTCGCTGCGCCGCGCGCCCATGCCGAGCGCGTCGCCCTCGACGCTGCTCTCAATCAAGGCCAACAGCCCCGAGCGGTCGTCGCCTTCAGGGAAAGAGGCGTTGACGAGATCGGCGGCGAGATAGGGCACCTGGAACATCCGCGCCTCCGGTTCGCCAAGACCCGCGTCGACAAACAGCCGCCTCAGATAGGCGAGAGTCCGGAATTCCATGGTCGAAGGGTCTCGAAAGCGCTCCATGGCGTTGAAGGCGAGCGCTTTCGCCGGATCATCGGATGCAAAGCCGTCGCAGAGGACGATGCGGCCGCCCGCAGCCGTCAGCCGCGCCATCTCGGCGAAAGCCTTCGGCGGGTCCGTAAGATGATGAAAGGCGAAGCGGCAGGCGACCGCCGCGAATGCGCCGTCGTCGAAAGGCGCAGCGTAAATGCTGCCCTCGATCCATTCGACATTTGAAAGATCGCGGCTTGCGGCGCGTTGGCGCGCCTGATCGAGCATCGCCGGCGTCGAGTCGAGGCCGACCACATGGGCGGCGCGTTCGGCCAGGGCGCAGGCGACGGAGCCGGGGCCGCACGCAAGGTCGATGGCGGCGCCGTCGCGATTGAGCGCCGCGGCGTCGACGACCAGTTTGATCACATCGTCGGCGTGCAGTTCCGGCTTGGTCGCGAAGCCGGGCGCTTGTCTGGTGAATTGGTCGACGATCGCGCGATCATGCGCGGAAGCGATTTTGCGGGTCATGGAATTGGCTCCGAAGGGAAGGGCAAACGACGATCACCGACCTTCCGTAGAAGGCCGGTCAGCTAAGTCGGAGGACTTTGCACAGCGGAGCCATGTCGCTGCACATCTCAAACCAACCCTGAACAGTCAACTGAAAATTCGGCAGCCCAACGAAATTATGGAACTTCGCATTCGACGGCGATTTTTCCGAGTCGGCGGAGATTGAAATCAGTCCGATCCGACTGTCGGCCCTGCAAACTGCTTTCAGCAACGCTCCGAAATCAGCAGCAGCGAGGCGGGCGTCTGCGCCGACGGCGCTCTGGGCTCCATGATTTTCTTCAACGCCCAATTTGGCGCAAGCGCATCGATCCACGAGGCGAGCGTTCGAGCGTAGTACGGCATGGGCGCCCAGCCTGGCTCGCCAAATCCCTCGAAGCGCTCGATGCGCCATCCGTCCTCATAGGGCGTCAGCGCGAGCGGATGAAGCGTTTGAATGAGAAGTCTGGCTTCGGCGTCGGCGATCGTCGCGAGCGCGCCGAGCAGCGCCTCCGCCCTATCGTCAAGCAGCGAAAAATTGCAGATGATCGTATCGAAATCTTTTCCGACCGTCGCAGGCGTTTCGGCAAGCTCCGCGTAGCTCAGAACGAGGTAATTCGCCCCTCCCGCTTCGCGGGCGCGCGCGACGAGTTCGCTTGAAGCGTCGACGCCGACGACCTCAACGCAGTCTCGGCGCAATTCCCGGCAAAGCCACCCCTCGCCGCAACCGACGTCCAGCAGCTTTCCGATCCGACCGGCGCGCGCCGCCGAGAGGATCGCCGCGTCGGTCGCCTCGCGGCGGCTGGGGATCTTTTGATCGCGCACCGCCTCCGTCCATCGCTCGGCGTTTTCGGACCAGCTGGCGACCTGCGCCTCGCTCGGATCGGTCATTGGAGCGCTCGATTGCATCTCGCCTGTGACTTGGTCGCTCGAACCATTGAGTCTCCATGCTCCGTCGCCAGCGCTAATTTTGCTTTGGCGGCCGCTGCCCGCCCGCATCTGACCGCCCTTGCCGGCCGGAAGCCGATCGAATCTTGAATACCCCCATCCCGGGGCTAATATGCCATGGAACCGCCAGGAGGCGCCCCATGTCGGCAGATGACATCGTCCAGGCCAGGATAGACCCAGAGACCAAACGGCGCGCCGCCGCTCCGCCTTTCGAAGCCCGCGCGCCCAACGCCGAAAGCGTCGAAGTGATGAACGAATTGGCCGAGAGGAAAGGCGAGCGTTTCGATACCGGCGAATCCCTGTTCGAAGACCTTGGCCTCTGACTGGCTCTTGCGCTATCGCATCGAAGGCGATGAATTGAAGCTTGCCGGCGCCGGAACGCACGCCGATCTCTTCGACGAGTAGGACCAAACGACTTGCCGCCTGACATTCTCATCGCCCCCTCGATTCTCTCGGCCGACTTCGCGCGGCTGGGCGAGGAGACGCGCGCGATGGCCGAGGCCGGCGCCGACTGGGTGCATCTCGATGTGATGGACGGGCATTTCGTGCCCAACATCACCTTTGGGCCAGGCGTCGTCGCGGCGCTGCGGCCGATGACGACCCTGACGCTCGACGTGCATCTGATGATTTCGCCGGTCGACCCCTATATCGCCGCTTTCGCAGAAAGCGGCGCCGACGTCATCACCGTCCATGCCGAAAACGGCCCGCATCTCCACCGCTCGCTGCAGGCGATCCGCGCGCTCGGCAAAAAAGCCGGCGTGTCGCTCAATCCGGCGACGCATGAGAGCGCGCTGCAATATGTGCTCGACGATATCGATCTGATCCTGGTGATGAGCGTCAATCCGGGTTTCGGCGGCCAGAGCTTCATCCCATCGCAGCTCGGCAAGATTCGCGCGATCCGCGAGATGATCGGACGGCGCGCGATCCATCTTGAGGTCGACGGCGGCGTGACGCCGCTGACCGCGCCGCAGATCGTCGAAGCCGGCGCCGACATTCTGGTCGCGGGCTCGGCCGCCTTCCGCGGCGGCCAGCTCTGCTACGCCGACAATATCGCGGCGCTGCGGCGGGCGGCGGCGAGCGCCGGCGCGATCGCCGTGTGAGCGGCTTCGCCGCGCCGCCCGGCAGTTGATTGTCGCGGCGGGGCGCGCTATCGCCTCACCTGCGCATTGGGGCGTCGCCAAGTGGTAAGGCAGCGGATTTTGATTCCGCCATACGGAGGTTCGAATCCTCCCGCCCCAGCCAAAAAAATCAATAACTAAGTGGTGGCTCTATTTCGAACCGGATGCCCTGGCTACCATCAGGCTACCGCTTCGGTCCATTTGGAGCGGCGATCGCTTCTCAGGGCGGGGCTTGGCTCTGATTCGCGGGATGTGCCGAGGATGCGCGGTCGGCGAACTTGGACGGAAGCAACGAGCTAGGCAACCTAGAGCGAATCCTTTTCGATCACATGGAATCATGTGATCGGGAAGCGCTCAAAATCAAAACGTTGGAGCAGGTTCTCATCGAAAAAGTCTGTCAACTTTTTCGGAACCTGCTCTAGTCTCATTCCTAACCTGCAATGCTCTTTGAGCGCGAGCCAGCGCATTCCGTACCGTCATGGGATGCCACCTGCCGCCGCGCGCGGTCGGAGCGCCTCGGGCATTCAGGGCGTCGGCAATCTGGCGGATTAGAGTCGCCGATATCGCGGAACGCATCGTGGCCAGCCGTCAATGCCCCCACACAAAGGCCGGACATATGACTGCACCGTCCCGCGGAGTTCACTTCTCACGAAGCGCCTCGCCAATCCGGCCGTTCCACATATGAGTCAGAGCCAAATAGTCGATTCTTGGAATATGAAAAAATCACGTCTCCTGATCGTCACCGACGACGCCAATGTCGGGGGCACCTACCGTGTGTCGGAGCAGCTTGTATCGGGACTGACCAGATTTTTCGATGTGCAGTTCGCTTGCGCATTCAACTCGAAGAACGCGGCATCGCGCATCGCTATCGCAACCGCTGGCGTTCGGATGCATGATTACAAAGTCTCTGAAGGAAATTTGGAGAGGTCGACATTTGCATTTTCTGAAGCGGAAGAGCTTCTCGAAAATGCCGATCCGGAAATGTTGCTTTTGATCGAAGCTGCGGAGATCTGGTCGCTCCTGGCTCTTAAAGAGGCGGCCAAGCGCCGGGCGATCCCTTACGTGACCGCAATCAATCTCTTGTCCGCCGATTGTTTGGAGCGCTTTACGCAGTTGCGCGAGCAGGCGATCGAAGCGATGCAAGGGGCTCATGCGATCATCTTCGTTTCGAATGCGAGCAAGCTCAGGTTCGAAGCGTTGTTTCCTCAGATAGGCGGCCACCGATATGCGATCGCCAATAGTTGCCCAGACCAGTTTTTTCTCCGGGCTGGAGACGAAGTTAGACGGGCGGTACGGAAAGCGCTGGCGATCGGAGACCACGAACTCGTCTTTTCGACGGCCGCACGGGTCGAACCGCGCAAGGGGCAAATTCTATGTCTTGAGGCTCTCGAGCGAATCCGAAAGAGCGGCGGCATTTCCGGGATCCGTCTTCTTCTGGCCGGAGGCGGTGGGACAGGTCATGTTCGCGAACTTCAAAAGGCTATCGAGACAAAGGCGTTGTCCGACCATGTTATCTTTCTGGGACCTCGCGACGATATCCCAAAATTGCTAGAAGCCAGCGACGTCTTTGTTTTGACCTCCCGCGCCGAAGGCATGCCGTTGTCGATCATTGAGGCCATGGCGAAAGGCTGTCCGGTGATCGCGACGGATGTCGACGGCATCCCCGAGCAGATCGACCAGTCGTCGGGAATTTTGGTTCCATCGCCTTCTTGGTCAGAAGCAGCTTGCGTCGCCGCTATCGCGGACGCGATGACGTTCATGCAGCGAAATTTGGAAGCCCGTCTCGGCATGGGAAAATGCGCCAGGGAGCGTGCTATGCGCTTGTTTGGCGAGGATCGTATGATACGCGAATATGCGGACGTTCTTTTTACAGCGGCGCCGTCCGGACAAGACTTGGAACGCGAGCGCAAGGGCTCTTGGCACAGACGCTTCTCAGGACCGGAAAAGGCCTCTGCAATCTCGTCGATCTCCGATGTGCTGAGTGATTTTAGACAAACCCTAACCTCGATGGTGAATGGGAAGCCCGGTCGTCTCGCGGGCGCGGAACAATATGCGCGCTGGGAGTTGAAGAAGGGGGC of Methylocystis sp. SC2 contains these proteins:
- a CDS encoding phosphoribulokinase; translation: MSVRHPIISITGSSGAGTSSVKATFEQIFRRERIEVAYVEGDSFHRYDREEMKAKLTEAHAVGNQNFSHFGPQANLLPELETLFREYGETGSGRYRHYAHDENEAARLGVPPGTFTDWEELPADTDVLFYEGLHGAVVTDDVNVARYADLKIGVVPVINLEWTQKLHRDRHSRGYTTEAVTETILRRMHDYVHYICPQFSETDINFQRAPTVDTSNPFVARSIPTPDESIVVIRFRDPRGVDFPYLVAMIAGSWMSRANSIVIPGNKLDLAMQLILTPRILELVRRRKGVT
- the tkt gene encoding transketolase, whose translation is MNDTILTAAKEASAAAAGAKSGPTHSANAIRALAMDAVEKAKSGHPGMPMGMADVATVLFQRFMKFDAARPDWADRDRFVLSAGHGSMLLYALLYLLGYPGMGRKELENFRQLGSPTAGHPEYGHAAGIETTTGPLGQGLATAVGMAIAERLTAARFGDELVDHFTYVIAGDGCLMEGVSHEAIDLAGHLKLSKLIVFWDDNSISIDGPTSLATSMDQMARFAAAGWHVAPIDGHDPEAVAEAIAAAQADPRPSLIGCRTLIGYGAPTKQGKESCHGAPLGAAEIDAAREALVWPHAPFELPDEVLATWRAAGRRGAKACDAWEARRAASPKGAAFEAFMKGDVAAEVATPLAEFRATLAAEKPKVATRKSSEMTLGVINAAMAATIGGSADLTHSNFTITKGMGEVAPDDFSGRYIHYGVREFGMAAAMNGIALHGGFVPYGGTFLVFSDYARGAIRLSALMGLRVIYVLTHDSIGLGEDGPTHQPIEHLAALRAMPNLNVFRPADAIETAECWELALASRHTPSVLSLSRQNLPTLERSVAENLSAKGAYVLREAAGKRDVTLLATGSEVEIALAAADILYTQGIKAAVISMPCWELFEAQSEAYRAEVLGGAPRVAVEAAARLGWDRWIGERGAFIGMTGFGASGPAGELYKRFGITAEAVAQSARTLVKT
- the fba gene encoding class II fructose-bisphosphate aldolase (catalyzes the reversible aldol condensation of dihydroxyacetonephosphate and glyceraldehyde 3-phosphate in the Calvin cycle, glycolysis, and/or gluconeogenesis), encoding MALITLRQLLDHAAEHDYGVPAFNINNMEQGLAVMEAAASVDAPVIIQASRGARSYANDIMLAKMIEALAAIWPDIPLVMHLDHGNAEATCATAIRFGFTSVMMDGSLKADGKTPADYDYNVRVTRNVVDMAHWVGASVEGELGVLGSLESGMGEKEDGHGAEGKLSHDQLLTDPAQAEDFVARTKVDALAIAMGTSHGAYKFSRKPDGAILAMKVVEEIHRRLPSTHLVMHGSSSVPQELQDAFNAAGGQMPQTWGVPVAEIQRGIKYGVRKINIDTDNRIAMTAAIRDVLGKNKGEFDPRKYLKPAMEAMRAVCKQRYEEFGTAGQASKIKPIPLSEMAKRYASGALDPQFASKKAAE
- a CDS encoding class I SAM-dependent methyltransferase, which codes for MTRKIASAHDRAIVDQFTRQAPGFATKPELHADDVIKLVVDAAALNRDGAAIDLACGPGSVACALAERAAHVVGLDSTPAMLDQARQRAASRDLSNVEWIEGSIYAAPFDDGAFAAVACRFAFHHLTDPPKAFAEMARLTAAGGRIVLCDGFASDDPAKALAFNAMERFRDPSTMEFRTLAYLRRLFVDAGLGEPEARMFQVPYLAADLVNASFPEGDDRSGLLALIESSVEGDALGMGARRSDEGVVVSYQSVVLRAVKPS
- a CDS encoding bifunctional 2-polyprenyl-6-hydroxyphenol methylase/3-demethylubiquinol 3-O-methyltransferase UbiG: MTDPSEAQVASWSENAERWTEAVRDQKIPSRREATDAAILSAARAGRIGKLLDVGCGEGWLCRELRRDCVEVVGVDASSELVARAREAGGANYLVLSYAELAETPATVGKDFDTIICNFSLLDDRAEALLGALATIADAEARLLIQTLHPLALTPYEDGWRIERFEGFGEPGWAPMPYYARTLASWIDALAPNWALKKIMEPRAPSAQTPASLLLISERC
- a CDS encoding type II toxin-antitoxin system YafQ family toxin; translated protein: MASDWLLRYRIEGDELKLAGAGTHADLFDE
- the rpe gene encoding ribulose-phosphate 3-epimerase, whose amino-acid sequence is MPPDILIAPSILSADFARLGEETRAMAEAGADWVHLDVMDGHFVPNITFGPGVVAALRPMTTLTLDVHLMISPVDPYIAAFAESGADVITVHAENGPHLHRSLQAIRALGKKAGVSLNPATHESALQYVLDDIDLILVMSVNPGFGGQSFIPSQLGKIRAIREMIGRRAIHLEVDGGVTPLTAPQIVEAGADILVAGSAAFRGGQLCYADNIAALRRAAASAGAIAV
- a CDS encoding glycosyltransferase family 4 protein, producing MKKSRLLIVTDDANVGGTYRVSEQLVSGLTRFFDVQFACAFNSKNAASRIAIATAGVRMHDYKVSEGNLERSTFAFSEAEELLENADPEMLLLIEAAEIWSLLALKEAAKRRAIPYVTAINLLSADCLERFTQLREQAIEAMQGAHAIIFVSNASKLRFEALFPQIGGHRYAIANSCPDQFFLRAGDEVRRAVRKALAIGDHELVFSTAARVEPRKGQILCLEALERIRKSGGISGIRLLLAGGGGTGHVRELQKAIETKALSDHVIFLGPRDDIPKLLEASDVFVLTSRAEGMPLSIIEAMAKGCPVIATDVDGIPEQIDQSSGILVPSPSWSEAACVAAIADAMTFMQRNLEARLGMGKCARERAMRLFGEDRMIREYADVLFTAAPSGQDLERERKGSWHRRFSGPEKASAISSISDVLSDFRQTLTSMVNGKPGRLAGAEQYARWELKKGAVIDFSDPVQCWSHARSGWHQTEPDGVWSDGTVSVIKLKMRRRTKNLRITFDLTPFVPPGHRQKTDVVINGREVASWDFDVHARALRTVDVSMRREGRLAEIQLIHRAPTSPQAVGFGDDSREIAVFLHEIRLELDTHWISRVLGRFLR